The proteins below come from a single Candidatus Falkowbacteria bacterium genomic window:
- a CDS encoding UMP kinase, giving the protein MDKNITIISLGGSLIVPDGIDTAFLKGFKRLIDGLTAKGQRFVIICGGGRTARVYQSAAKSVIKLTDEDIDWLGIHATRINSHLMRTIFYQTAHPAIIKDPTEKIDFKESVLIAAGWKPGWSTDYDAVLIAEQLGAKRLINLSNIEYVYDRDPKKFKDAKKIEMSNWQDFRKLLPEKWSPGSNSPFDPIASKLAERLGMEVDILDGKDLKNLKLCLQEKKFKGTTIR; this is encoded by the coding sequence ATGGACAAAAATATCACCATAATTTCTCTCGGCGGCTCCCTGATCGTGCCTGATGGCATAGACACGGCATTCCTTAAAGGCTTCAAGCGGTTGATCGACGGCCTGACCGCCAAGGGCCAGCGTTTCGTTATCATCTGCGGCGGCGGCAGAACCGCCAGGGTTTACCAGTCAGCCGCCAAAAGCGTAATCAAACTGACTGACGAAGATATCGATTGGCTGGGCATCCACGCCACCCGGATCAACAGCCATCTGATGCGCACCATCTTCTACCAAACCGCCCATCCCGCAATTATCAAAGACCCGACCGAGAAGATCGACTTCAAAGAAAGCGTGCTGATTGCCGCTGGCTGGAAGCCAGGCTGGTCGACCGATTATGATGCCGTCTTGATCGCCGAACAGCTTGGCGCCAAAAGACTGATCAACTTATCCAATATCGAATACGTTTACGACCGTGATCCGAAGAAATTCAAGGATGCCAAAAAAATCGAAATGTCCAACTGGCAAGATTTCCGCAAACTGCTTCCTGAAAAATGGTCCCCTGGTTCGAACTCTCCTTTCGACCCGATTGCTAGCAAGCTTGCAGAAAGGCTAGGAATGGAAGTTGATATTCTCGACGGCAAGGACTTGAAAAACCTCAAACTCTGTCTCCAAGAAAAAAAATTCAAAGGCACTACCATCAGATAA
- a CDS encoding superoxide dismutase — protein sequence MAYAAKNFDNLLGIPGISDQLLTNHFTLYQGYVTNTNKVLEELKSLLAAGQQSSPQAAELRRRMGWEWNGMRLHELYFANLTNKPAPYDFNSALIQKITADFISMENFEAELRSVASMRGIGWAVLYHDPAADQLLISWVNEHDQAHLAGAKPLLVIDVFEHAFMIDYGLKRADYIDAVMKVIDWEAVAARL from the coding sequence ATGGCTTACGCCGCAAAAAACTTTGATAATCTTCTGGGCATACCAGGCATTTCCGACCAATTGCTTACGAATCATTTTACCCTTTACCAAGGCTACGTCACCAATACCAACAAGGTACTTGAGGAACTCAAGAGCCTCCTCGCCGCCGGCCAACAATCTTCGCCTCAGGCTGCCGAGTTGCGCCGGAGGATGGGCTGGGAATGGAACGGCATGCGCTTGCATGAGCTCTACTTCGCCAATCTGACAAACAAGCCGGCTCCTTATGATTTCAATTCCGCCTTGATCCAGAAAATAACCGCCGATTTCATCTCGATGGAAAACTTCGAAGCGGAGCTGCGTTCCGTCGCTTCGATGCGCGGCATCGGCTGGGCAGTCCTCTATCACGACCCAGCCGCCGACCAGCTGCTTATCTCTTGGGTCAACGAGCACGACCAAGCCCACCTGGCCGGTGCTAAGCCATTGCTCGTCATTGATGTCTTCGAACATGCCTTCATGATCGACTACGGCTTGAAGCGGGCTGATTACATCGATGCAGTCATGAAGGTCATCGATTGGGAGGCCGTTGCCGCCAGATTATAA
- a CDS encoding dTDP-4-dehydrorhamnose 3,5-epimerase, whose product MIEGVVIKTLAQYKDDRGWLAEIYRNDETDYRSVMGYVSLTNEGIVRGPHEHVSQADCFYFVGPGTFSLHLWDRREGSPTNGEYVNVEVGENNPAMAIVPPGVVHGYKCIKGPAYSINLPDKLYKGENKQEEIDEIRWEEKPDSPYHIV is encoded by the coding sequence ATGATTGAAGGAGTCGTGATCAAAACGCTGGCCCAGTACAAAGATGACCGCGGTTGGCTGGCTGAAATCTATCGCAACGACGAAACCGATTACCGCAGCGTCATGGGTTACGTCAGTTTGACTAACGAAGGCATAGTCCGTGGACCGCATGAGCACGTCTCGCAGGCCGACTGTTTTTATTTCGTCGGACCAGGCACCTTTTCTTTACACCTGTGGGATCGCCGCGAAGGCAGCCCGACCAATGGCGAATACGTCAACGTCGAGGTGGGAGAGAACAATCCGGCCATGGCAATCGTGCCGCCTGGGGTGGTGCATGGCTATAAGTGCATCAAGGGCCCGGCGTATTCCATCAACCTGCCGGACAAGCTTTACAAGGGAGAGAATAAGCAGGAGGAAATAGACGAGATTCGCTGGGAGGAAAAGCCGGACTCGCCATACCATATCGTTTAA
- a CDS encoding HIT domain-containing protein, translated as MSDCIFCKIVKGEIPSAKIYEDDKVFAFLDINPVNYGHTLVIPKEHHQMMQDVPDDLLAYCYVQAKKLMIKIKAGLEADYVSVSVVGLDVPHFHIHLIPRFYDDGLAGFWPTKKYGEGEMQQILSRLAE; from the coding sequence ATGAGCGACTGCATCTTCTGCAAAATCGTCAAAGGCGAGATCCCCTCGGCTAAAATTTATGAGGATGATAAAGTTTTCGCATTTTTGGATATTAACCCGGTTAATTATGGTCACACCTTGGTCATTCCCAAAGAACATCACCAGATGATGCAGGACGTGCCCGATGACTTATTGGCCTATTGCTATGTCCAAGCCAAAAAACTCATGATCAAGATCAAGGCGGGGCTTGAGGCCGATTACGTTTCCGTGTCCGTCGTCGGGCTCGACGTGCCGCATTTCCATATCCACCTGATTCCTCGATTTTATGATGACGGCTTGGCCGGGTTCTGGCCGACCAAGAAATACGGCGAGGGCGAGATGCAGCAAATTCTGAGTAGGTTAGCCGAATAA
- a CDS encoding pyridoxamine 5'-phosphate oxidase family protein — MTLIEPGIKKLIENNAVAFTTISPDGSPHSIAVAYCKVFGDQVIITNSHMEESVGNLKADDRVAMAVWNKEWEEACVGFELRGTAESQTEGKWFEFVKEMPDNEGYDVRSAIVVKVTNVKKLLS, encoded by the coding sequence ATGACGCTGATAGAACCGGGAATAAAGAAATTGATAGAGAACAACGCAGTGGCGTTTACGACGATCAGTCCTGACGGCTCGCCGCATTCGATTGCCGTTGCATATTGCAAAGTTTTCGGTGACCAGGTCATCATCACTAACTCCCACATGGAAGAGTCTGTCGGAAATCTCAAGGCCGATGACCGCGTCGCTATGGCGGTTTGGAACAAGGAGTGGGAGGAGGCTTGCGTGGGCTTCGAGCTTCGAGGCACGGCTGAAAGCCAGACCGAAGGCAAGTGGTTCGAGTTCGTCAAAGAGATGCCGGACAATGAAGGTTATGACGTCAGGAGCGCCATCGTAGTCAAGGTTACTAATGTTAAAAAGTTATTATCATAA
- the rfbB gene encoding dTDP-glucose 4,6-dehydratase, whose translation MKLLVTGGAGFIGSNFIRYWLKNHPDDYIVNLDLLTYAGNADNLKDIEEKNYNYELVEGDICDAGLVHDLVQGVSLIVHFAAESHVDRSISDSSPFVRTNVLGTQVLLDAAKNNGNIRFHHVSTDEVFGSLELDGDKFRETTPYDPRSPYSASKAASDHLVRAYWHTHKLPVTISNCTNNYGPYQFPEKLIPLFVTNLMEGKKVPVYGRGSNIRDWIYVDDHNAGVEAIIERGKIGETYCLGGENELSNLEITNDILKMMGVGDEMVEYVEDRKGHDFRYAMDISKAKQELEWYPKIDFKTGLEKTVAWYKENPEWWQKLKSRHHG comes from the coding sequence ATGAAACTACTCGTTACCGGCGGCGCCGGCTTCATCGGTTCCAATTTCATCCGTTACTGGCTCAAGAATCATCCTGACGATTATATCGTCAATCTTGACTTGCTGACTTATGCCGGCAACGCCGACAACCTCAAAGATATCGAGGAGAAGAACTATAATTACGAATTGGTCGAAGGTGATATCTGTGATGCAGGATTGGTGCACGATCTAGTCCAGGGCGTCAGCTTGATCGTCCACTTCGCGGCCGAGTCGCACGTCGACCGCTCGATCAGCGATTCGAGTCCGTTTGTCAGGACCAATGTCCTTGGCACGCAAGTATTGCTTGACGCCGCCAAAAATAATGGCAATATCCGTTTCCATCACGTTTCGACCGATGAGGTTTTCGGCTCACTGGAGCTGGATGGGGACAAGTTCCGCGAGACCACGCCTTACGACCCAAGGAGCCCCTACAGCGCCTCCAAGGCGGCCTCTGACCATTTGGTGCGGGCTTATTGGCATACGCATAAGCTGCCGGTAACCATTTCCAACTGCACTAACAATTACGGCCCTTACCAATTCCCGGAAAAATTGATTCCGTTATTCGTCACCAATCTTATGGAGGGCAAAAAAGTCCCGGTTTATGGACGCGGCTCCAACATCCGTGATTGGATTTATGTCGATGACCATAATGCTGGCGTCGAGGCGATAATCGAACGCGGCAAAATCGGCGAAACCTATTGTTTGGGAGGAGAGAATGAGCTTTCAAATTTGGAAATCACTAACGATATCCTCAAGATGATGGGTGTCGGCGATGAGATGGTTGAATATGTCGAGGACCGTAAGGGTCATGACTTCCGTTATGCTATGGATATTTCTAAAGCTAAACAAGAGCTCGAGTGGTACCCGAAGATAGATTTTAAGACAGGTCTCGAGAAAACCGTGGCTTGGTACAAGGAAAATCCTGAATGGTGGCAGAAACTTAAGTCTAGGCACCACGGTTAA
- the rfbD gene encoding dTDP-4-dehydrorhamnose reductase: MKILVLGAQGNLGQQLVKVFSADPMCSVIGWDRSEIDVTDKGLIKKKIDDLKPSVIINAVAYNAVDHMETDEGWAVAKKLNVEAVANLAKEALSIGAILVHFSTDYVFAGDNEAGYKEDDEPRPISKYGESKLQGEQEIIRLSGRGLKWYVIRTSKLFGPQGASELAKPSFFDVMLKLAREKKELEIVNEEVSCFTYTPDLAQRTKDIIDGDYGYGIYHVTNAKPVTWYHAAKELFKQAGLKIKIIPVTSDKFPRPAKRPKYSALLNTKLKKMRSWQDALKEYLAIKK, from the coding sequence ATGAAAATATTAGTTTTGGGCGCCCAGGGTAATCTGGGTCAACAATTAGTGAAGGTTTTCAGCGCCGACCCGATGTGTTCGGTGATAGGTTGGGACCGGAGCGAGATCGACGTGACCGACAAGGGCTTGATCAAAAAGAAGATCGATGACCTCAAGCCATCGGTAATCATCAACGCCGTAGCCTATAACGCTGTTGACCACATGGAGACTGACGAAGGCTGGGCTGTGGCCAAGAAGCTTAATGTCGAGGCTGTGGCCAATCTGGCTAAAGAGGCCCTTTCTATCGGAGCGATCTTGGTTCATTTTTCGACTGACTACGTCTTTGCCGGCGACAACGAAGCCGGATACAAGGAGGACGATGAGCCCAGACCGATCAGCAAATATGGCGAAAGCAAGCTGCAGGGCGAACAGGAGATCATCCGCTTGTCTGGCAGGGGGTTGAAGTGGTATGTCATCCGTACGTCAAAACTGTTCGGTCCGCAGGGCGCCAGCGAATTGGCCAAGCCGAGTTTCTTCGATGTGATGCTCAAATTAGCCCGCGAGAAGAAAGAGCTGGAGATAGTCAATGAGGAAGTTAGCTGCTTCACCTATACGCCGGATTTAGCCCAAAGGACCAAGGATATCATTGACGGAGATTACGGTTATGGCATCTACCATGTCACTAACGCCAAGCCTGTCACCTGGTACCATGCAGCAAAGGAACTATTCAAACAGGCAGGTTTGAAAATCAAGATAATCCCGGTGACTTCGGATAAGTTTCCGCGTCCAGCCAAGCGCCCGAAATATTCAGCGCTGCTCAATACCAAGCTCAAGAAGATGCGCAGCTGGCAGGATGCTTTGAAGGAATATTTAGCTATTAAGAAATAA